The Flavobacterium sp. M31R6 nucleotide sequence AGTCGCTTTATATAATGCTACTTAAATACTCCTCGGCTGTCATAATTGGAATTGTAGAGTGCTTAAAGTCTTTTCCGTTTCTGGTTATAATCATTGAGGAGTTAGATTGTAAAGCAGAAAAATATTGAACAGCATCTTCAAAATCTTTAAAACTCGAATTCAGCGCTTTATCTATTGTTTCTTCATTGATCTCACAAACTTCACAGATTATTTTAAACTTTCGAAGTTTATTCAAAACAGATTCAGATGTTTCATATTTATTTAAAACGTAATCTATTGTCGTGAATGAAAGAGGTGAGACAATTAGAGTAAGCTTTTTTTGATCAGCCAAAGTAGCAACTTTAGCAATAGAATCAAAAAAAGGAACTCTTTC carries:
- a CDS encoding PIN domain-containing protein; the encoded protein is MSRIFLDTNVILDLLGERVPFFDSIAKVATLADQKKLTLIVSPLSFTTIDYVLNKYETSESVLNKLRKFKIICEVCEINEETIDKALNSSFKDFEDAVQYFSALQSNSSMIITRNGKDFKHSTIPIMTAEEYLSSII